From Klebsiella electrica, the proteins below share one genomic window:
- a CDS encoding RES family NAD+ phosphorylase, whose product MINTRMWLMLRDIEIEEEEKAIGFLCASCLNKDLFLHNTATGKQLHNNKKCSGCGQEIDKGLSLEYLAGKISDHLNKHYKPIENKDDLNIFVPLQDVIKRFICNNEDVVKTISEILYNSNKNRFDSGKKYKNLFDQNAIEEQTSAIVDEWNKYAFELKHLKRFTNEKAINFYKNVISYGVHASGDNDENDSPMLKVIPIGSEFYRGRRVLDDGHKKLLEVRHNEFYAPPPEKAANSRMSPPGMSFLYTATDQKTCIAELHPFAGDEIAVIKLETDRPLYFFDLTRAADVKHGLPGLIHDPSAKIYARRHLLSRLHDLIAQPFRATDISYTAIQAFSETVRHYEFTHDTKKRNFDGIIFNSTQLNGGVNYVFFGNNDVECRVESPFGDYGVKPLVNEPIKFYKISNIQVTTSPSISNE is encoded by the coding sequence TCAATAAAGACCTTTTTTTACATAATACTGCTACTGGAAAACAGTTACACAATAATAAAAAATGTTCAGGATGCGGGCAAGAAATAGACAAAGGACTCAGTTTGGAATATCTTGCCGGAAAGATAAGCGACCATTTAAACAAGCATTATAAGCCCATCGAAAATAAAGACGACCTTAATATTTTTGTCCCCTTACAGGACGTTATTAAAAGATTCATCTGTAATAATGAAGATGTAGTAAAAACGATTTCTGAAATTTTATATAATTCAAATAAAAACAGATTTGATAGTGGTAAAAAATACAAGAATTTATTCGACCAGAATGCTATTGAAGAGCAGACATCTGCGATTGTAGATGAATGGAATAAATATGCATTTGAATTAAAACACTTAAAGCGCTTCACTAACGAAAAAGCCATTAACTTCTACAAAAACGTTATCAGCTACGGTGTACATGCGAGCGGAGATAATGATGAAAATGACAGTCCTATGCTCAAAGTTATTCCTATCGGGTCAGAGTTCTATCGGGGACGTCGTGTTTTAGATGATGGACATAAAAAACTATTAGAAGTAAGACATAATGAGTTTTATGCACCACCGCCGGAAAAAGCTGCTAACAGCCGTATGAGCCCGCCGGGCATGTCATTTCTTTATACCGCAACAGATCAAAAGACTTGTATTGCTGAATTGCATCCTTTCGCAGGTGATGAAATTGCTGTTATTAAGTTGGAGACCGATCGTCCACTTTACTTTTTTGACCTTACACGGGCAGCTGATGTGAAGCATGGATTACCTGGTCTTATTCATGATCCCTCAGCAAAAATATATGCGCGCAGACATCTTCTATCACGATTGCATGATTTAATAGCTCAGCCTTTTAGAGCGACGGATATTAGCTACACAGCCATTCAAGCTTTTTCTGAAACTGTCCGCCATTATGAGTTTACGCATGACACAAAAAAAAGGAACTTTGATGGGATTATTTTCAATTCAACTCAATTGAATGGAGGGGTGAATTACGTATTTTTTGGTAATAATGATGTTGAGTGTAGAGTTGAGTCTCCTTTTGGAGATTATGGTGTCAAACCATTAGTAAACGAACCTATCAAATTTTACAAAATTAGCAATATTCAAGTTACGACTTCACCATCTATCTCTAATGAGTAA